The DNA window TGCTGTAAGCCTAGGGTGTCGGGCACCCCGAGACGGCGGGGCACGCCGAGAACCGCCCGGCAACTGCCCACTAGCCGCATCTTTGTCGACTTCCGCAAATCGTCCGAGCCCGACGGCGCAGGCGAGCTGCGCCGTCGGGCTCGGGGGGCGTTCATGCCGGTGCCGTTCTCGCCCGCCGCTCAGGCGGAGTGCGGTGAGCGGGGGGCCTTGCGGGAGGCGAGGACCTGGTCCACCAGTCCGTAGTCCTTGGCGGCCTGCGCGGTCAGGATCGTGTCGCGCTCCAGGTCCGCGTGGACCTTCTCGCGGGGTTGGCCCGTATGGGCGGCCAGGGTGTCCTCCAGCCACACGCGCATGCGGTCGATCTCGTTGGCGACGATCTCGATGTCGGAGGCCTGGCCGTGCATGCCCTCCATGGCGGGCTGGTGGATGAGGATGCGGGCGTTGGGCAGGGCCAGGCGCTTGCCCTCGCTGCCGGCGGCCAGCAGCACGGCCGCGGCGGAGGCGGCCTGCCCCAGGCACACCGTCTGCACCTGCGGCCTGATGAACTGCATGGTGTCGTAGATGGCGGTCAGGGCCGTGAAGGAGCCGCCGGGGCTGTTGATGTACATGGTGATCAGGCCGTCGGGGTCCTGGGACTCCAGGACCAGGAGCTGGGCCATGACGTCGTCGGCGGAGGCGTCGTCGACCTGGACGCCCAGGAAGACGATGCGGTCCTCGAAGAGCTTGGAGTAGGCGTCCTGGCGCTTGAAGCCGTAGGCGGTGCGCTCCTCGAACTGGGGCATGACGTAGCGCGCGGCGGGCGCGGCGGGGATCGGGCCGCCGGCC is part of the Actinomyces sp. oral taxon 414 genome and encodes:
- a CDS encoding ATP-dependent Clp protease proteolytic subunit, which produces MTSRPYFEALARQVEAGGPIPAAPAARYVMPQFEERTAYGFKRQDAYSKLFEDRIVFLGVQVDDASADDVMAQLLVLESQDPDGLITMYINSPGGSFTALTAIYDTMQFIRPQVQTVCLGQAASAAAVLLAAGSEGKRLALPNARILIHQPAMEGMHGQASDIEIVANEIDRMRVWLEDTLAAHTGQPREKVHADLERDTILTAQAAKDYGLVDQVLASRKAPRSPHSA